A stretch of DNA from Arachis hypogaea cultivar Tifrunner chromosome 19, arahy.Tifrunner.gnm2.J5K5, whole genome shotgun sequence:
ttttctgttaccaaataaaaatgtctggcaacaaaaaaatttagccaaaaccaatcaaaactttttttattttttaaaaaattaataaatgctTAATAAGGCAGTTTAATACGTTGTCAGGAAGGCATTTTTGTCATCTTAGAGCTAAGGAGAAGAACCGTAATCTCGTCatgttaaaaaatttgaatactagaagaattgtACAATGCCGgtcttggacatcaagaagaccaagagtctGTCTCAAAAACAGTGGTGCTAAAATAGCGACAACTCATAAGGCCCATTGGGTTAAGGCAGGacaacaagaagcccaataatgcttttcaaatttaatgagagacataatttattattaatttttgaactttttagacatttattttaatttatttctctgttagagtttgttgaaagatttgacttacttctgatttgcttagtagtatttttagggattttaaatttaaatcaaatctgatcgaATATAATAAgattaaatttgatttcaattagtTATCagtagaattttaaaatttaaatcaaatctgatctaatgcaataagatcaaatctgatttaaatttcttatcttatctttaggagatttaaattaagttatcttatcttatcttttagttagtttgttaggagcctatttaaacacctttggtgagacaatttacacaacttttgatgaataaaatttttttagtgctTTATGCACGTTTTTTTAATGTGATTAaatgaggtgagtgatttgctgcGCTTATTACATGAAGAAGTTTGAAGGATCCAAAATTACGGTGATTATATGTGTTAGTCTCTTTCActtttcatccctctgatctaggttgttaaggacaggttctttgaagATCTAGTAGGAAAATccttccggtgacctaggtttCTAAGAACAAGTTTTTTAGAGGTCTAATAGCAAAACTCTTCCAGTGACCTAGGTTACTAAGAACATATTTCTTAGAGGTCTAATAGGAGCTGTGTCTTTTCTGTTGCGTCTTTTCTCCATCTTTTTCCTTATCCCTTTGTCCTTCGTTATAATTTCTTATCATCTGGTACCAGTTATAAGTCGaaggtaaattcttatttatctacacATTCCATGGGTCTTGTCGAGTCTccttgtttttttctctttaatttttgcaaattCACTTTAGAGTccacaaaaaaaagtaaaaaaaaatgagtATTATGATAGTGATGATAAATAAATTTCATATGCGAAAAAGATTTCTTGGTTGCAAATCCCTGCATTTAAAGGGAGTAATGATCCTAAAGCTTATTCCGAATGGGAAAAGAAGGTAGAGTCGATTTTTACAAATTGTATCCTTTTAGAGGCAAAGAAGGTTTGACTGATACAATCCAATTTTTTCAATGATGCCCACATATGGTGAACTGAATTAGAAAGATCTAGAAGACGGTACGGAAAGAGCCCAATTTGTAgctgggagaagatgaagaaaatcatGAGGAGCCAGTTTGTGCCATCATACCACATGAGGAATCGAGTTGTGCCATCATCATACCACaacgaattttttaaaaaattttgtaagttACAACAAGGTTCACAATCAGTGATAGAGTACCACAaggagaaaaataagaaagaaactaAGAAAGAGAGTGAGTGTTTGACTGAAAAGAATCTATATTTGATTGAAAGCAAGAGTTttgaaagaaaagaggagaatagTAAGCAAGAGGAGTCAATGAGCGAAAAAGAAAGTGAGAGCAATAAACACACTTGTGAGAGAGATCTAGAAAGTTCTAGCTTAGACAAGAGTGCATTAGTATTATTGAATTTCACGGAGTCCTTAGTTTCTCATATATCCAACCATGAAATTCCTAATGTTTTTATAATAACTTTCCCAGGTTTTGTAGATTCATCGGTCAACTATGGAGGCATTAATATggatgaaaaggaagaaagacAAATTGCACACTTTGGACAAGATGGTGAAAGTATGGTTAAAAAGATTGAACTTGCACACATGAGGGACATAACTACAATTCAGTGGATAGAAAAAAGCCATCAAACTATGGTATTTGAACCTGGAGATTGGGTTTGGATTCCTGAAAGTGAAGAAGAGCTTCTCATTCAAGATTCGAGGACGGATCTTTTTGAAGAGAGAGAGGATGATACGTAGTGAAGAAGGCATTTTTGTCATTTTACAGCTAAGGGGCAAAATGGTAATCTCGTTACGTTCAAAGatttgaatactagaagaattgtaccatgctggtcttggacatcaagaagaccaagagtacgtctaaaaaatagtagtactgaAATGGTGACAACTCACAAGGCCTATTGGACTAAGACAAGAAAATAAGAGGtccaataatgcttttcaaattcaatgaggcataatttattattaattctcaatttttttttggcatttattttaatttgttttgctgttagagtttgttggaagatttgatttagtagtatttttaagaatttgctatttaaatttaaactgatctaatataataaaattaaatctgatttaaattagttatcgtatctttagaaatttaaaacttaaatcaaatctgatctaatcaaataagatcaaatttgatttaaattagttatcttatcttatctttaagagaTTTAAATTacgttatcttatcttttagttagtttgttaaaGACCTATTTAAACACATTTAGTAAGACAATTTACACaacttttgataaataaaattttcttagtgCTTTATGCACATTTTTTAGTATGATTAAGTGAGGTAAATGACTTGTTTTGCTTGTTGCATAAAGAAAATTGAAAGATCCAACATTATGGTGATTCTTTGTGTTAGCCTCTTTCCATTTTCATCCCTCTCATATAAATTGTCAAGCACAAGTTCTTTGAAATTCTAGTAGAAAAAACCGTTCTGATGACTTAGGTTGTTAAGAAAAAGTTTCTTAGAGATTTAGTAAGAAAATCCTTACATTGACCTAAGTTGCTAAGAACAAATTTCTTAGGTTTAGTAGGAAAATTCTTACATTGACCTAAGTTGCTAAGAACAAATTTCTTAGAGATCTAGTAAGAAAACCCTTTATCtatccttttatatttttgctaTATCTTTTCTGTTGCATTTTTTTCTCCATCTTTTTTCTTATCCCTTTATCATTCTAACTCTTTTTTTTGTCTCCTAGTATTATCTTTTACCAAAACACACTATGGATCATTCGGGGAAAAAAAACCTACACACCGTCAAAGGAAATCAAACAAAAGCACCAATATTCTCCTGCCAAAGCCAATTAAGCAATTTTCTACCCATACAATATGCAATAAAATGAATTGTTTCGCATTTTGTTTAAGGAAATCCTCGACCCTCTGTTCCTTGATTAATGAATCATTAAGAGAAATCTTAGAAATCACAAAAACATATATCCAGTACTGTCCTAcaagatagaaaaaaaaagtgcACCGTCAAACAACTATGTTTTTATCGGTTAAGATattcaaaaatcatcaaaatttcCAAACTACTAtcgaacaaaataaaaaagtggGATATATAACAAGATCAGGAGACATATAACACAGCAACCAACTAGTTTAAATATGAACTATACTAAATTCATACAATTGCATATTCCACAAATGCTCTGATACACTTCGTCCTGTTTTAGATAATGTATCATCCTTAGCTATCTGAAAAATAACATAGAAAGTAGAAACGGTGAAACAAATATTCTTCGGATAAAAAATAATCTATCCATTTAATTATTTTCAGCcaataggattattaaaaattatttgctTTTAACTTCAAGAAAAACATAACTCACAGACAATTGTTTGACTTAGCATAGTATTCCCTTTTATTGTTTTGTTCTATAATTCTCATAGGTgagttatgtttcttgttgaagTTAATCATCTGCCATAGAAGTACGCCAAATACTTGAAACTTAAAAAGTTATAGCCATATACAGACTTGTGCTAAAATCGCTCATAATCTTACTATGACAGAATAAGAAGAAGCCAAACTAACAATAACATTAAAACTTAGACAATCTGAAACTAAGCTGCAGGGAAATCAAAATTGAAAGACTGTCAAATTGATTTTTTTGAGTTGGATTTTGGTGAACAAGTGAACTAAAACCTCCAACTCCCAAACacaaaattcttgaatcaatggagataaatatatatcataaaatactaAAATGCCATGAACCTAAACAtgtcaaaataaaatcaaaatgccagaatccaaaaaaacaaaaagcaaccaaGATATATACCTAGGAGGACGACGAGCTATTTGCTTGATATATCAACTTAGCCTGTTCCGCGTAGAATTCAGCTATCTCTGCATACAATTTATTTTCAGCGTCTTTGAACTTCCTCCACCTAGCCTCGATGTCTTCCCTCTTTGAGACTCCAAGCAACTCTATTCCCTTTCTAATATAATCTTCACCGAAAGGCTTACCAAAAGTCCCATCGTACCTCAACATTGAAGTCAAAGCTAAACTAGTCACAGAAAATTCACTCATCCTTCTACCTTCATTTGTATCCAAAGGTTCAGAATTTAGTTTGGACTTTGCTTCAGCTTTCCCATTTGAATGGGGCACTAGCGCCTTCTTGGGAGTACTCTTCGCAGCCTTCTCATTATTAACTGTATCCTTTTTCGCAGTTTCGTTGCGCACTGCTTCACCGCCACGGCCATCGTGGCCCCAAACATTCTTTCCCAACTGAAGTGCTTCCAACTCGTGCGGCTTTAAGGTTGTCCCCTTGCcgttcttctctttttctaggTTGTTCTCAAACTTCTTCTTCAGCCGGCGGATCTTATCCTTCAATTGGTTGCATGATACATTTGCCCGAATCAAATTCGACCCCTTCATAAAATCGTAAAATTCATCAGCGCATTTATAGGGTTCCTTTCCTGTTTTTGCGATGAATTCAGACAGGCCTTTCAAGATACCTATCTCATCTTCCTCGCTGAAAACCCTCTGAAAGAGGGATTTGAACTCGTCACGTGATTTCTGCGGATCCTCTTCAACGGAGCCGACGGCGTGATCCTCCTGTGCCTTCTTCCCACGTTTTGGTTGGTTCGAGTGGTCGATACTGTTCTCGGCTGCGCGCTTTGACCCGGATTTGGTTTGACTAACAGAAGCCGAAGGTTGAGACTTCAACTTTGGAGAGGGTTTAGAAGAAGACGACGAGGGTTTCGAAACCATTTGCGGTTGAGGCTTCCTGGGAACCAGCACGTGTTTCTCACGTTCATCTTCGCCTTCGTCGGTGTCTTCGTCCTCGTCGGATGaagttgctgcttcttcttcctcgcTGCTATCTTCTTGTTCGGGCTGAGGTCTGGGAACCTGCGATTCGTCGTCGTCAGAGTCTTCAAGAGGAGCGACTTGCTTTTGCTTCGCCATGGAAACTCCGAAATTCAGGAGGGAAAAAGTgaatttaggattagggtttGTGTTAGGTTCACTCTGTCGACAGTATAGCTCACTGGCAGTGATCTGGCGAATTTTAAAGGCACTAGTaaagtataaatatatattttgtaaggTAATTACCAAATTCGTTCTCAAATATTTTAAAGTGGATATTTTAATCTaaacaaattaatatataaaaatattttaaaaattttattttgatagataaattaattcttaacttatattttagtaaaataattatttaaatcaatcttaaaaaataaaaaaaaaaacattttaatatataaattaatttttaatatttttttatcatatataacaatattttgtttattttttagcataatttattaaattcttcaagtatttattaaaaaaatattaataaataaaaatattaaaaaattattatattgttattatatataaaaaattaagataaaaatttattaatattatttacaaatagttaattataaatgtgactaaattatttatttttttaattttatttaatttgacataatttaaaattttatatttaaaatactctttatcttcatgcataattttaatggataaaaattttatttctttaattttatattaaatattttaattttattatttttttaaaaattattttattttaattatatattaattgaaatcgtgattaaaataactaaaacaccAGTATTTTTGGTACACTTGAAATTTTTTCAATACCTTATAACATTTTCATTaccaatttaatttcattttatgaGTCATTCTTAAatgttaaattaattatatttttaattatatacaataaaaaatattttagttataaatttattttaattttagttataatttcctttttttatttttataattatatgatatctattaatattattttttaataaatatttatagtatataatagtataataggtataaactaattaataaattattgaaatggTAATATTATATAGACACTACTATTTTAACTACTATAAACATATACAattaacttataaaaaaattgatattgttGAGTAACTTTTCTACTCTCAACACTGCTTGTAATAATTCTTAATTTGTTTTGCATCTAATATATTAACTTCTATTTctccaaataataaaatttttaacattttttaaagttttattcGATTTTAAAAAAGAATAGCAACTactatattattagttttttctaatattttaagaaattatatttttaaattataaatttgagatagaaataaaagatagttattattaataaataaaaaaattataagttatttaatttttttaatgtactgaataattaaatttaaactaatttaggtataatactaaaattattacgTTATTGTTATATTTAACAATCAAgataaaaatgtatatatatttgtaattttatttattttctcaattttatttaatttgaagtggatataaaaatttatatttaaatcataCTTTTTTCGCATAAATTAAATGGCTAAAGAAACttttattttttcagttttatattcaatatcttaaattatctttagttttattattattttagaatttttaatttttattttcataatttttttcttatcattctcTATACATATATCTATCATTATTGGCTTGTTCTCTcttcgtttttctttttctttttcttcttcttctccttctacctTCTGTTCCTCGATCATAATTAATATAACTCTTATATAATTCATCTACACTCCTATAAATGTAGTTAAGAAAcaaatttgaataaataaattaaatattttatttaccaatCTATAACAATTTATCTCTATAACGtaacaaaacacacacacacacacacacataaagTCAATACT
This window harbors:
- the LOC112776265 gene encoding probable transcription factor At1g61730 translates to MAKQKQVAPLEDSDDDESQVPRPQPEQEDSSEEEEAATSSDEDEDTDEGEDEREKHVLVPRKPQPQMVSKPSSSSSKPSPKLKSQPSASVSQTKSGSKRAAENSIDHSNQPKRGKKAQEDHAVGSVEEDPQKSRDEFKSLFQRVFSEEDEIGILKGLSEFIAKTGKEPYKCADEFYDFMKGSNLIRANVSCNQLKDKIRRLKKKFENNLEKEKNGKGTTLKPHELEALQLGKNVWGHDGRGGEAVRNETAKKDTVNNEKAAKSTPKKALVPHSNGKAEAKSKLNSEPLDTNEGRRMSEFSVTSLALTSMLRYDGTFGKPFGEDYIRKGIELLGVSKREDIEARWRKFKDAENKLYAEIAEFYAEQAKLIYQANSSSSS